The genome window ATTGCGGAACAAATCACTGGCCAGCGTTTCGCTGCGGTCGCTGTATTTAAGCGTCAGGTCTGCCACCGTATCAGCGCTGGCGCGCACGCTGAACTTTCCCAGGAAGTTGTCGATACTGTCGCGATAAGTGGATTGACCCGGGGCGGCCAATCCCTTTTCATCCACGCCCATGTTCCAACGCGTGATGTCGGATTCGCGCCGCGACATGGCAATCACGGCGCCCGTCTTTTCATTGAAAGCAAAATCGCCCACAGCTGAATAGAAGCGCTTTTTCCATTCTGGCGAATATCCTGGCTTGCCTTGTGCCCAGCTGTTTTCTTCGCCATCGCCCACCTTCTGTTGCGTCATCTTGGACGTGTTCCAGCGGTAGTCCAGATTCAAGTGGTTCTCGCCGGAAAATCGCCTGAGTTTCGCGTCCACGACGCCACCCGTGAAGCGTCCATATTCCACGGGTACGAAACTATCGTGCACGCGTACCTCTTCCAGCAGGCTGGTATCCACAAAGTACGACTGCGGATTGCTGGGAATATTGCCCACCTGCAAATTCAAATTCTTGCTGGCAGGATCAATACGATTGGTCGCGTCCATGCCGTCGATCTGAAACAGGTTCTGATATGGACTGGAACCGTGGAAGGAAATGTCTTCGACGTTCAGCGATCCGCGGTTTTGTGAACTATTCGCGCCGGGGTTCGTGCGCACGGCTGGATGCGTCGCCACCAGCGAACTCAGATCCCTGTTCGATGTAGGCGTGTTGGCGATCTCTTCCTTCGTAAAGACGCGTTCACCCACCTGCTCGCCATACACCTTCACCGGGTCCAGCCGTGCCGCAGAAAACTGATTCGTCTTGTCGACATAGATGATGTAGCGGCCGGGCCCGTCACCCTTGAACGCCAGCCCGGAGCCGCGCAGCAACTGATCCAACGCGCCCAGCGGGGACAAGGTGCCGTGCAATGCGGGAGCGGTCTTGCCTGCGACCGTTGCCGGCACAAAAGAGATTTCAAGATTGGCTTGCTGGCCTAGCGCGAGCAGGGCGGCGCCCAGCGCTTGGGAGGGAATATCGAAGGCGATGGGCGTGGCGTGGGTTTGGGCCTGCGCCAACATGGGCGCGGTTAGCGTCAGCGCCGCGCACAGCGCAACGGCGGTGGCGGAAATAGGGCGGGCGCAAGCGCGAGGGCCAGAAACGCGGGAAGACATGCGTAAGTCCTAAGCAGTAATGTCAGCCGTAGGACGTACGCACACCTCAAACCCCTCACTGAAATCGTCATGAATAATTTATATCGATTCTCATTTACCGATTGATGCGGGGCCGTGTGACTTTGGGGCGAACAGGCATTGCCCGCTCAACGCAGAATCAGCAGGCCCGGCAGATTGGTTACGCGTACTGGTGTTTGCGCCAATAGCAGTTCCAGCGCGCGCTGAGGATCAGCCACATTGGCGGTACCGGACACCCGTTGGGCCTTGGCTGCATCGCTCATCACCAGGATGGTTTTGCCGGTGTAGCGCGCCAGCTCGTCCGCCGCGGATTGCAGCGGGACATCGTCAAAGCTGAGTAAGCCTCGCGACCAGCCGGGCGTGGCTGCGCCAGCCTGCGTTTGGCGCGTGATGCCTGCTGCGGACACGTCAACGGCTTCGCCAGCCGACAACGTCGCGTGCTGCGCCTCTGTGCAAGGCAGGCAGCCTACTTCGACCTGATGCTCCAACACCGATACACGCGTTTTGCCTTCCAGACGTTCCACTGTGTAGCGGGTGCCCAAAGCGGTCGCGGTGGCGTCCCCTGTGACCACTGAGAACGCTGCCATGCCTGGCTGCCGCGGCACTGGCTCAAACAGGGCTCGGCCCGCCAGTAAACGGACTTCGCGGCGGCCGTCTGCAAAGTTAAGCGCCAGCGCGCTATGGGCGTCCAGTACAACGATGGAACCGTCGGGCAGCGAAATCTGGCGCAGGCTGGCAGTGGTCAGATAGTCGGCCTGTAGTTCAGGGCGGGTGGAACCGAACCAGCCAGCGAAGGTGGCCGCAAGCAGTGTCAGCATGACGGTGGCGCGCAGCTTGCGGGCAGGGCGTTTGGCGAGCTTGCCCCGATCGATCTCACCCATCCGGCGCCACAGGCGCGATAGGCGGTCGTAGGCGGCGGCGTGGCGTGCATCCGCGCGATGCCAGGCTTCGAACGCGGCGTGCGCGTCGTCGTCCAGGTGCTGGCCGCTTTTCAGGATGACCCAACGCGAGGCTTCTTCGGTGGGATCGGCGGGGAAAGGTTGGGCCATCAGTCTGCCAGCGCCTGGTCGCAGGCCAGCAGGATGCGCATCATGTGTTTTTCCACGGCGCTGACCGAGATCGCAAAGCGTTCGGCAATAGCGCGGTACGTCAGGCCTTCGTGGCGATGCAGGACGAAGACGTCCAGACTGCGGCGCGGTTGGGATAGCAGGGCAGCTTCAAGCCGTCGCAGCAATTGATGGGCGCTTGCCACATCAAATGTGTCTGCGGCATGCGCAGTGGGCAGGGCGGCGGCATAGTCGGCTGTGGCTGTCAGTTCGCGGCTACGGCGGCGGTGCCAGTCGGTTGCAATGTTGGCTGCGACCCGGAATACATAGGCGCGGTCATTGTCGGGCCGGGTGCGATCCTTGAACTCCGCGAGTTTGATCCAGGTGTCCTGGGCACAATCTTGAGCCACGTCTCGCGAGCCTGTGCGCATCGACAGAAAGCCCAGCAGTTCGCGGTAATGGCGGAGAAATACGTCCGTAAGCGTCGACATATCGCTGGCGTCGTGCGCCAGATAGAGTCAAATTCGCGACGAAGTATAAATGATAATGGTTATTATTACTAGATAAGGGCCAGGAGCCAGGGGCAAGCGAGCAACGGGCCTGCCCGCTACTCGCTCGGTGGGCTACGCTTCGCTCTGATCGATTTCTTCCAGCGATCCCTGAAGCTCCAGCCACTGCTCTTCCAGCTCGTCGATACGCTTACCGTGTTCGCCATGTTCGGCCATGACTTTTTGGCGTTCGGTGCGGCGCGCATCCGAGTACAGATCCGGGTCGGCAATAATCGCGTCCAGCGCATGCAGCTTGACGCGCAGCTTCTCCATTTCGGTTTCGACCTTGGCTACCTTCGCTTCCAGCGGCTTGCGTAAGGCCGACAGGCGTTGACGCTGCTCGGCCTCGGCCCGGCGTTGCGCCTTGCGATCGACCACGGGTTCGCTGCCATCGGCATTTTCGCGCGCGGCCTCGGCGCGTTCGCCTGCGTTGCGTGCAGCGAGCCAGTCGCGGTAATCCTCCAGGTCGCCGTCGAACTCGCTTACCTTGCCGTCCGCCACGATCCAGAAACTGTCCACCGTGGTGCGCAGCAGGTGGCGATCGTGCGACACCAGCAGCATGCTGCCGCCAAAGTCCGCCAACGCCGTGGCTAGCGCTTCCCGCGTTTCCACGTCCAAGTGGTTGCTTGGTTCGTCCAGCAACAGCAGGTTGGGCTTTTGCCAGACGATCAAAGACAGCGCCAAGCGCGCTTTTTCGCCGCCAGACATCGGGCCTACCTTGCTGGTGACGGTGTCACCAGAAAAGCCGAAGCCGCCCAGATAGTTACGCAGTTCTTGCTCGCGGGTTTCAGGCGCCAGGCGGGCCAGGTGCGCGATCGGGGTGCTGTCCACGTCCAGCATGTCCAGCTGATGCTGATGGAAGTAGCCGATGGCCAGCCCGCGGGAGGCGCGGCGTTCTCCGGCTTGCACGGGGATCTCTTCGGCCAGCGTCTTGATCAGCGTGCTCTTGCCGGCGCCGTTGGCGCCCAGCACGCCTACACGGCTGCCTGCGCGCACCATCAAGGTCACGTCGCGCAGAATGGGCACCGCGTTGCCGTCTGCATCGGTGTAGCCGGCCGACAGATGCTCCAGCGTCAGCAACGGGTCGGGCACCTGGTCCGGCGATGGGATGCGGATGTCGATGCCAGCCTCGGCCTGCAAGGGCGCGAGCACTTGCATGCGGGCCAGTGCCTTGACGCGGCTCTGTGCTTGTTTAGCCTTGGACGCTTTGGCTTTGAAACGGTCAATAAAACCTTGCAGACGGGCGGATTCGCGAGTCTGGCGTTCATAGGCGATATTCGTTTGGCGCAGGCGCTCGGCGCGTTGCGTCAGAAAGTCGCCATAGCCGCCGCGGTAGCGGACGAGCTTTGCATGGTCGAAATGCAAAATGGATTTGGCTACCGCGTCCAGGAACTCGGTGTCGTGGGAGATCAGCATGACGGTGCCCGGATAGGCGCCCAGCCATTTCTCCAGCCACAACATGGCGTCCAGATCCAAGTGGTTGGTGGGTTCGTCCAGCAGCAACAGTTCGGACGGCGCCATCAGCGCGCTGGCTAGCGCCAGACGCATGCGCCATCCGCCGGAAAAGCTTTCAACCGGCTGCATCCATTCATTGGGCTTGAAACCCAGACCCGCCAGCAGTTGCTCGGCGCGCGAAGCTGCGCTCCAGGCGCCAGCTTCTACCAGCGCGGCTTCTACTTCCGCGATCTGCGTGCCCTGATCGTCCGTCAGTTCAGCGCGGCGCGCTTGCAATTCGCGCAGGTGAGTATCGCCGTCGATCACGAATTCGCGGGCAGGGCGCTCGTCGGCATCAAGTTCCTGTTTAACGCTGGCGATACGCCAGCCGGCAGGTAGAGCGACAGTGCCGGCGTCCAGGTCCAATGCGCCTGTCAGGAGCGCGAACAGCGAGGACTTGCCGGCGCCGTTCTTGCCCACGATGCCCACGCGCTCCCCCGGATGCACGACGAATTCTGCGTTGTCCAACAGCACTTTCGTGCCTCGGCGCAGGGTCAATCCAGTAGCGCGTATCACAGGCTGAGTTGCTCGCGGGTAAGCAGCAGAAGCTGGTCCGATGCCTCTTCCGTATCCAGCCACACGGGTGACAGATGCGGGAAGGCGGCTTCAAAGAAATCGCGTTCATGGCCGATTTCCAACACGATCACGCCGTCTTGCGTCAGGTAGCGCGGCGCGGCTTCCAGAATGCGCCGCACCAGATCCATGCCGTCCTCGCCGCCGGCCAGCGCCAACTGCGGTTCATGCAGGTATTCCTGCGGCAACACGTTCATGGAGCCACTGTTGACGTAAGGCGGGTTGCAGATGATCACGTCGTATTGGCGCGCTGGCAGACCGTCAAACAGATTGCTTTCGTGCAGATCCAGGCGGTCAGCCAGGCCGTAGTCGTCCACGTTGCGGCGGGCGACTTCCAGCGCGTCCGGCGACACATCCACCGCGTCCACATGGGCGTGGGGAAAGGCCATGGCGGACAGAATAGCCAGGCAGCCAGAACCCGTACACATATCCAGCACGTTTTCAACCGCGAAAGCGTCCTGAACCCAGGGCGACAAGCCCTGGTCCAGCAATTCTGCGATGGGCGAGCGCGGCACGATGACGCGTTGATCCACGTAGAAGCGATGGCCGCGCAGCCAGGCCTCGTTGGTCAGATAGGCGGCAGGAAGACGCTCGGTCACGCGCCGTTCCAGCAAGTCCAGCACGCGGTCGCGCTCTTCACGCACCACGCGGGCGTCCAGGAACGGTTCCAGCGTGTCCAGCGGCAGATGCAGGGCGTGCAGCGTCAGATAGACCGCTTCGTCCCAGGCGTTGTCGCTGCCATGCCCCAGCGCCACCTGGGCGCCGTTCAGCCGCGACACTCCATAACGGATAAGGTCGCGCAGGGTAAGCAATTCTTGACGGGCGGATTGATACATGTAGGTCTACTTGGGCAAGAGGAGGTTTTCCAGCGTGCGCCGATAAATGTTCTTGAG of Achromobacter seleniivolatilans contains these proteins:
- a CDS encoding ABC-F family ATP-binding cassette domain-containing protein, whose protein sequence is MIRATGLTLRRGTKVLLDNAEFVVHPGERVGIVGKNGAGKSSLFALLTGALDLDAGTVALPAGWRIASVKQELDADERPAREFVIDGDTHLRELQARRAELTDDQGTQIAEVEAALVEAGAWSAASRAEQLLAGLGFKPNEWMQPVESFSGGWRMRLALASALMAPSELLLLDEPTNHLDLDAMLWLEKWLGAYPGTVMLISHDTEFLDAVAKSILHFDHAKLVRYRGGYGDFLTQRAERLRQTNIAYERQTRESARLQGFIDRFKAKASKAKQAQSRVKALARMQVLAPLQAEAGIDIRIPSPDQVPDPLLTLEHLSAGYTDADGNAVPILRDVTLMVRAGSRVGVLGANGAGKSTLIKTLAEEIPVQAGERRASRGLAIGYFHQHQLDMLDVDSTPIAHLARLAPETREQELRNYLGGFGFSGDTVTSKVGPMSGGEKARLALSLIVWQKPNLLLLDEPSNHLDVETREALATALADFGGSMLLVSHDRHLLRTTVDSFWIVADGKVSEFDGDLEDYRDWLAARNAGERAEAARENADGSEPVVDRKAQRRAEAEQRQRLSALRKPLEAKVAKVETEMEKLRVKLHALDAIIADPDLYSDARRTERQKVMAEHGEHGKRIDELEEQWLELQGSLEEIDQSEA
- the prmB gene encoding 50S ribosomal protein L3 N(5)-glutamine methyltransferase, whose protein sequence is MYQSARQELLTLRDLIRYGVSRLNGAQVALGHGSDNAWDEAVYLTLHALHLPLDTLEPFLDARVVREERDRVLDLLERRVTERLPAAYLTNEAWLRGHRFYVDQRVIVPRSPIAELLDQGLSPWVQDAFAVENVLDMCTGSGCLAILSAMAFPHAHVDAVDVSPDALEVARRNVDDYGLADRLDLHESNLFDGLPARQYDVIICNPPYVNSGSMNVLPQEYLHEPQLALAGGEDGMDLVRRILEAAPRYLTQDGVIVLEIGHERDFFEAAFPHLSPVWLDTEEASDQLLLLTREQLSL
- a CDS encoding FecR family protein translates to MAQPFPADPTEEASRWVILKSGQHLDDDAHAAFEAWHRADARHAAAYDRLSRLWRRMGEIDRGKLAKRPARKLRATVMLTLLAATFAGWFGSTRPELQADYLTTASLRQISLPDGSIVVLDAHSALALNFADGRREVRLLAGRALFEPVPRQPGMAAFSVVTGDATATALGTRYTVERLEGKTRVSVLEHQVEVGCLPCTEAQHATLSAGEAVDVSAAGITRQTQAGAATPGWSRGLLSFDDVPLQSAADELARYTGKTILVMSDAAKAQRVSGTANVADPQRALELLLAQTPVRVTNLPGLLILR
- a CDS encoding RNA polymerase sigma factor; translated protein: MSTLTDVFLRHYRELLGFLSMRTGSRDVAQDCAQDTWIKLAEFKDRTRPDNDRAYVFRVAANIATDWHRRRSRELTATADYAAALPTAHAADTFDVASAHQLLRRLEAALLSQPRRSLDVFVLHRHEGLTYRAIAERFAISVSAVEKHMMRILLACDQALAD